TGCAGTAAAATCTAAGGGAAATTTAAGGTAATACTTTATTTTACACCTTTTGAACCATTCGCAAACACTGTCAATCCATTGATTTGACGTCAAATAATAAAGGGAGTTACATATTTCTATGCAACTCCCCTTGTGATTTTATTTTCCTTCTGCCTGAGTGCGAAGTGTTTCAGCTTTGTCAGTACGCTCCCATGGAAGATCCACGTCAGAACGTCCAAAATGTCCATAAGCAGCTGTCTGCTTGTAAATTGGCTTGCGCAGATCAAGCATGTTGATGATTCCTGCAGGACGAAGGTCGAAGTTGCTTTCAACAACGTCAATCAGTACGTCTTCGCTCACTTTACCTGTTCCGAATGTATCGATAGAGATGGATACCGGACGGGCAACGCCGATTGCGTATGCAAGCTGAACTTCAACCTTTTCAGCAAGGCCTGCAGCTACGATGTTCTTCGCAACGTAACGTGCAGCGTATGCAGCTGAACGGTCAACTTTTGTAGGATCCTTACCAGAGAATGCGCCTCCGCCGTGGCGAGCATATCCGCCGTAAGTATCAACGATGATCTTGCGGCCAGTAAGTCCTGCATCACCTTGTGGTCCGCCGATAACGAAACGGCCAGTTGGGTTAATGAAGTATTTTGTGTTTTCATCGATCAGCTCTGCCGGTACGACAGGGTTGATGACATGTTCCTTAAGGTTGCGCTGGATTTGCTCAAGCGAAACTTCAGGATGGTGCTGTGTTGAGATAACGATTGTATCGATGCGGACTGGCTTGTCATTTTCATCGTATTCAACTGTTACCTGAGTTTTTCCGTCTGGACGAAGGTAAGGAAGGATTTCTTCCTTGCGAACTTCAGTCAGGCGGCGTGAAAGCTTGTGAGCAAGCGAAATCGGAAGAGGCATAAGCTCTTTCGTTTCATTGCACGCAAAACCAAACATTAAGCCCTGGTCTCCAGCTCCGATTGCTTCGATTTCCGCATCGGACATTTGACCTTCACGTGCTTCAAGAGCCTGGTCAACACCCATTGCAATATCAGCTGACTGCTCGTCAATAGAAGTCAAGACTGCGCAAGTTTCAGAGTCGAAACCATACTTCGCACGAGTGTAGCCAATTTCCTTTACTGTTTCACGAACGATTTTTGGAATATCTACGTATGTAGATGTAGTAATTTCCCCTGCAACTAGTACAAGGCCTGTAGTAACTGATGTTTCAGCAGCAACACGTGCGTTGGCATCCTTCGCAAGGATCGCATCCAAAATTGCGTCAGAAATCTGGTCGCAAATTTTATCCGGATGGCCTTCTGTTACTGATTCAGAAGTGAACAAACGGCGTTTGTTTGACATCTGAGTTCCTCCCTCATTTATAAAAATAGATCGAGGCTGTCCCAATACAAACCTCGGTTGATACGGTACTCATTCCCTATGTAGTATGAAATAAACGCTGAGTTTTTATTAGAAAAATTTGTTTAGGATTCATGATGAATTTCTTTTTCCTAATCTACCCACGGGAGCAATGACACCAAAGAAGGCAGTTCACCAGTTTTTCTGGGAACAGAAAAAAGCAATATAAAAAACCTCTCCAATTCATGAGGAAAGGTTTTGCTTCAATCCGCGCCTTTCGCTCTTATCGTTCAAGGGCAATTCCCTTGCGTCAGGTTAGCACCTTTGCCCGAAGTCTATCAGCATTTTCAAAAGCTGTTTTTCCTCGTTTGCAGGTTGCTGGGTTTCATTGGGCCTGTCCCTCCACCAGCTCGGGATAAGAGAGTATCCGTTCAAATCAAAATCATAACGAACCTATAATAGCATGTCAATGGTTTTCTTGATAAAAATGTCGATTGGTGTTGAAAGATTTTCTGCAAAATAAAAAGCTGCCTCATCGACCCATTTTACTTGACTATATAAAGAAAGAATTATATAACGCAATTTAGGGACAAGGTAATTTTTTGTTGCATTAGTATAGATTAATTAAATCAATGTGTTATACTATTACCGTGATGTAACCACTTACAAAAATATTAATCTTTTAAAAAGGAAGGTATTCTCCGATGAACGTTGTAGGAATATCAAACGAACTTTCAGCATTATTAAAAGGAAGCAATGTACAGGTACAGCTTTCTGTTCCCCAGCTCGTGGAAAAGGTGCTTAACCGCAACGAAGGCCTTCTGACTTCCACTGGTGCAGTCAGAGCGACTACTGGTAAATACACTGGCCGTTCACCTAAAGATAAATTCATTGTTGAAGAAGAATCCGTCAAG
The nucleotide sequence above comes from Mesobacillus jeotgali. Encoded proteins:
- the metK gene encoding methionine adenosyltransferase, with the translated sequence MSNKRRLFTSESVTEGHPDKICDQISDAILDAILAKDANARVAAETSVTTGLVLVAGEITTSTYVDIPKIVRETVKEIGYTRAKYGFDSETCAVLTSIDEQSADIAMGVDQALEAREGQMSDAEIEAIGAGDQGLMFGFACNETKELMPLPISLAHKLSRRLTEVRKEEILPYLRPDGKTQVTVEYDENDKPVRIDTIVISTQHHPEVSLEQIQRNLKEHVINPVVPAELIDENTKYFINPTGRFVIGGPQGDAGLTGRKIIVDTYGGYARHGGGAFSGKDPTKVDRSAAYAARYVAKNIVAAGLAEKVEVQLAYAIGVARPVSISIDTFGTGKVSEDVLIDVVESNFDLRPAGIINMLDLRKPIYKQTAAYGHFGRSDVDLPWERTDKAETLRTQAEGK